The following are encoded together in the Blattabacterium cuenoti BPAA genome:
- a CDS encoding 30S ribosomal protein THX translates to MGKGDKKTRRGKIRNKTYGNLRPNPRRNARKKKLKMLIFSSTATTTVENR, encoded by the coding sequence ATGGGAAAAGGAGATAAAAAAACTAGAAGAGGAAAAATAAGAAATAAAACCTATGGAAATCTTCGTCCAAATCCAAGAAGAAATGCAAGAAAAAAAAAATTAAAAATGCTCATCTTTTCTAGTACTGCTACTACTACCGTTGAAAACCGATAA
- the coaE gene encoding dephospho-CoA kinase (Dephospho-CoA kinase (CoaE) performs the final step in coenzyme A biosynthesis.) — MIENTKNQKIKLIGITGKMGSGKSLFSFFLKKKGIPVYSSDQRGKILMNQVKIIKQNVIKYFGTDSYRKDKINRTYLSEIVFKNPIALKLLCTIVHPWISLDFKQWMSSIIRIQKKTLYVIKESAILFESKSYKECDFIITITSPKKNMIERIIKRDNLNEHQIIDRFKNQISNKKREKKSNFVIENYLSTYHLQKKADRIHKLLEKFITQKK, encoded by the coding sequence ATGATCGAAAATACAAAGAATCAAAAAATAAAATTGATAGGAATAACGGGAAAAATGGGATCTGGAAAAAGTTTATTTTCTTTCTTTTTGAAAAAAAAAGGAATTCCTGTTTATTCTTCAGATCAAAGAGGAAAAATATTAATGAATCAAGTCAAAATTATAAAACAAAATGTTATAAAATATTTTGGTACAGATTCTTATAGAAAAGATAAAATAAATAGAACTTATTTATCTGAAATTGTATTCAAAAATCCTATAGCATTAAAATTACTATGTACGATTGTACATCCATGGATATCATTAGATTTTAAACAGTGGATGTCATCTATTATTAGAATACAAAAAAAAACTTTATATGTTATAAAGGAATCTGCTATTTTATTTGAAAGTAAAAGTTATAAGGAATGTGATTTCATTATAACTATAACTTCACCTAAAAAAAATATGATCGAAAGAATAATAAAAAGAGATAATCTAAATGAACACCAAATCATAGATCGATTTAAAAATCAAATATCCAATAAAAAAAGAGAAAAAAAATCCAATTTTGTAATTGAAAATTATTTATCTACATACCATTTACAAAAAAAAGCAGATAGAATACATAAACTATTAGAAAAATTCATTACACAAAAAAAATAA